In a single window of the Halobacteriovorax sp. HLS genome:
- the rplD gene encoding 50S ribosomal protein L4, which translates to MTDITLLNAKFETSGKLTTNVSLTAEDINVPVVHQVVKAILAGKRQGNACTKTRGQVSGGGAKPFKQKGTGRARQGSTRSSLMVGGGTAFGPKPRSYDQKVNKKVANKAIQSVLADKLQAGKLTVVESLESTGKTKEMFSTLNGKGLLPALVVTQDKNSSALRAVKNLQWGTGMAVEGFSVYEAVKYENLVIEKAALEALLNRLG; encoded by the coding sequence ATGACAGATATAACATTACTTAATGCAAAATTTGAAACTTCAGGAAAGCTAACTACTAACGTAAGCTTAACAGCTGAAGATATCAATGTTCCTGTAGTTCACCAAGTAGTTAAAGCAATACTAGCTGGTAAGAGACAAGGAAATGCATGTACAAAAACAAGAGGTCAAGTAAGCGGTGGTGGTGCTAAGCCATTTAAGCAGAAAGGTACTGGTAGAGCTCGTCAGGGTTCAACAAGATCGTCACTTATGGTTGGCGGTGGTACTGCTTTTGGTCCAAAACCAAGAAGCTACGATCAGAAAGTTAACAAGAAAGTTGCTAACAAAGCAATTCAATCTGTTCTTGCTGACAAGCTACAGGCCGGAAAATTAACAGTAGTTGAGTCTTTAGAGTCAACAGGGAAAACAAAAGAAATGTTCTCTACTTTAAATGGTAAAGGACTTCTTCCAGCATTAGTTGTAACTCAAGATAAGAATTCTAGCGCTCTTAGAGCAGTAAAGAACTTACAATGGGGAACAGGTATGGCCGTTGAAGGTTTCAGTGTTTACGAAGCTGTTAAATATGAAAACTTAGTAATTGAAAAAGCTGCTTTAGAAGCACTTTTAAATAGATTGGGGTAA
- the rplW gene encoding 50S ribosomal protein L23 has protein sequence MAHIENILVKPLITEKSATATDKYNRYGFVVELKANKYQIKEAVERLYDVKVLSVKTSITAGKLKRAGKALKKSSKVKKAYIQLGEGQKIEFFKGI, from the coding sequence ATGGCACACATTGAAAATATTTTAGTAAAACCATTGATTACAGAAAAAAGTGCAACTGCTACTGATAAGTATAATAGATACGGGTTTGTTGTTGAGTTAAAAGCTAACAAGTATCAAATCAAAGAAGCAGTCGAAAGACTTTATGATGTAAAAGTTTTAAGTGTAAAGACTAGCATAACTGCTGGTAAGTTAAAAAGAGCTGGGAAGGCATTAAAAAAATCTTCTAAAGTTAAGAAAGCTTATATTCAGTTAGGTGAAGGTCAAAAAATCGAATTCTTTAAAGGAATCTAA
- the rpsJ gene encoding 30S ribosomal protein S10, translated as MKEPRLRIKLRAYDHKLLDNSVNEIVNTAKETGARVAGPIPLPTEINKFTVLRGPHVNKKAREQFEMRTHKRLIDIVDPTQQTVDSLMKLDLSAGVDVEIKY; from the coding sequence ATGAAAGAACCAAGACTAAGAATTAAGCTTAGAGCTTACGATCACAAATTATTAGATAATTCAGTGAACGAAATCGTAAACACAGCAAAAGAAACTGGTGCAAGAGTAGCTGGTCCAATTCCTTTACCGACAGAAATTAATAAATTTACTGTTCTTAGAGGACCACACGTAAACAAGAAGGCTAGAGAGCAGTTCGAAATGAGAACTCACAAAAGACTTATTGATATCGTAGACCCAACTCAGCAAACTGTTGATAGCCTAATGAAGTTAGACTTATCAGCTGGTGTTGACGTAGAGATTAAGTATTAG
- the rplC gene encoding 50S ribosomal protein L3: MTEETKAVETQAADNSATANTIDLTAFYGVKAGMTRIFDENGNHVPVTVVKLIPNIVTQVKTKEKDGYEAYQVGYGIKREKLVKKPIKGHLKKSDIEENLTKFAEIKNETVSTEDLGKTLSVNNFSADSYVDVTGTTKGKGFQGVMKKYNFSGGPAAHGSHFHRTTGSIGNRATPGRVFKLKKMPGHMGAVKQTTQNIKVVEVNVEKGYMLLKGSVPGSKNGFVKIAKALKK, translated from the coding sequence ATGACAGAAGAAACAAAAGCTGTTGAGACTCAGGCTGCGGATAACTCTGCAACTGCAAACACAATCGATCTGACTGCATTTTACGGAGTAAAAGCAGGAATGACTCGAATTTTCGACGAAAATGGTAATCACGTTCCAGTAACAGTGGTTAAGTTAATCCCTAACATCGTAACTCAAGTAAAGACGAAAGAAAAAGACGGTTATGAAGCTTACCAAGTAGGTTACGGGATTAAGAGAGAGAAGCTTGTTAAGAAGCCTATTAAAGGTCACTTAAAGAAGTCTGACATCGAAGAAAACTTAACTAAGTTTGCCGAAATCAAAAATGAAACTGTATCAACTGAAGATTTAGGAAAGACTCTTTCTGTAAATAATTTTTCAGCAGATAGCTATGTAGACGTAACAGGTACTACTAAAGGTAAAGGTTTCCAGGGTGTTATGAAAAAATATAACTTCTCTGGTGGTCCAGCCGCTCACGGTTCTCACTTCCATAGAACAACAGGTTCAATTGGTAACAGAGCTACACCTGGTCGTGTTTTCAAGTTAAAGAAAATGCCTGGTCACATGGGTGCAGTTAAACAAACTACTCAAAACATTAAAGTTGTTGAAGTTAATGTTGAAAAAGGTTACATGCTCCTTAAAGGTTCAGTTCCTGGTTCAAAAAATGGCTTCGTTAAAATAGCTAAAGCTTTGAAGAAATAG